One Jeotgalibaca porci genomic region harbors:
- a CDS encoding alpha/beta hydrolase — MSKIKLPQPFLFEAGPRAVLLLHAYTGSANDVRMLGRHLQREGYTVYAPNFSGHASERFEDILDLGGTDKWLEDAKEATQFLRNKGYDQIAVLGLSLGGIVATRALERGDYIGGGSFNSPIMNIGESRVPAAFVNYYRNFNKRLGMPAEEIEAAMPRIKEKMTQQMETITQFSKEVIDELNKIKVPYYIASSGKDELIDSINGAVLRDALLPFTTVDYQAFPDMSHVITVGANRDSFEESVTTFLEKLNWKEG; from the coding sequence ATGTCGAAAATTAAATTACCACAACCGTTTTTATTTGAAGCAGGACCAAGGGCTGTCCTTCTTCTTCATGCCTATACAGGAAGCGCGAATGATGTGCGGATGTTAGGAAGACATTTACAGCGTGAAGGCTATACCGTGTATGCGCCGAATTTTTCAGGTCATGCTTCCGAACGCTTTGAAGATATATTAGATTTAGGCGGAACGGATAAGTGGCTAGAAGATGCTAAGGAAGCAACGCAATTTTTACGAAACAAAGGGTACGATCAAATTGCTGTTCTCGGCCTATCATTGGGCGGTATTGTGGCAACACGTGCGCTTGAACGAGGTGATTATATAGGAGGAGGATCGTTTAACTCCCCGATTATGAATATCGGTGAAAGTCGTGTTCCTGCAGCTTTTGTGAATTATTACCGTAACTTCAACAAACGTTTGGGTATGCCGGCCGAAGAAATTGAAGCAGCGATGCCCCGTATTAAAGAAAAAATGACACAACAAATGGAAACAATTACGCAGTTTTCAAAAGAAGTTATTGACGAACTTAATAAAATTAAAGTTCCATATTACATCGCTTCATCCGGAAAAGACGAGCTAATTGACTCGATAAATGGTGCCGTATTACGCGACGCTTTACTACCATTTACGACCGTTGACTATCAAGCATTCCCGGATATGTCACATGTGATAACCGTTGGTGCCAATAGAGATTCTTTCGAAGAGTCCGTAACAACATTCCTGGAAAAATTAAACTGGAAAGAAGGATGA
- a CDS encoding DUF1015 domain-containing protein, with product MVSIKPFRAVRPNSYDVDQIASLPYDVVSKSEVLKLVEDNPKSFLNIDRTDVRFETEDADEVYELAKDKLADFMDKGWLIKEEEPALYIYRLLQGDRLQYGLVTTIAVADYADGHIKRHEFTRPDKEKDRIRHNDCSDANTSPIFLTMRKNSKLKLLLKKEREARLPLYTFDSFNDTNHCIWRITDPATIENIQSIFAEEITNLYIADGHHRMESAYKVSKMRQEAYPDAPEEASFNYFLGVIFSEEELTILPYNRIVEGDLTPQTVKIISQAFDFEKVEAETFTPKEAGTIGMFANGDWYKLTIKKDKIPADPVAALDASLLQNYVLSPVFGIENPRTDQRIEFVGGIHPIEELMARAGFGKIAFSMYQTTMEQLLNVADHGEVMPPKSTWFEPKLLSGLFVHPFESEKYLKSGVE from the coding sequence ATGGTAAGTATTAAACCATTTCGAGCAGTACGACCCAATTCTTATGACGTCGACCAGATTGCGAGTCTACCGTATGATGTGGTGAGTAAGAGCGAAGTGTTAAAGTTAGTAGAAGACAATCCTAAATCATTCTTGAATATAGACCGTACCGATGTCAGATTTGAAACAGAAGATGCGGATGAAGTCTATGAGTTAGCGAAAGATAAATTAGCAGATTTTATGGACAAAGGCTGGCTTATTAAAGAAGAGGAACCTGCATTATATATTTATCGTCTACTGCAAGGCGACCGTCTACAATATGGATTAGTGACAACCATTGCAGTGGCTGATTATGCAGATGGACACATTAAGCGTCATGAGTTCACCCGTCCGGACAAAGAGAAAGACCGCATTCGCCATAATGACTGTTCAGATGCGAATACGAGTCCGATATTCCTGACTATGCGTAAAAATAGCAAACTGAAGCTGCTTTTGAAAAAGGAAAGAGAAGCCCGTTTGCCGCTTTATACGTTTGATAGCTTTAACGATACGAACCATTGCATCTGGAGAATTACAGACCCGGCGACTATCGAAAATATCCAGAGCATTTTTGCGGAAGAAATTACTAATCTTTATATTGCTGATGGGCATCATCGCATGGAGTCTGCGTATAAAGTGTCTAAAATGCGTCAAGAAGCTTATCCGGATGCACCGGAAGAAGCAAGTTTTAATTACTTTCTTGGTGTGATATTTTCAGAAGAAGAATTGACCATTCTTCCTTATAACCGCATCGTAGAAGGGGATCTCACCCCACAAACGGTCAAAATAATTTCCCAAGCATTCGATTTTGAAAAAGTAGAAGCAGAAACATTTACACCCAAAGAAGCGGGGACCATCGGCATGTTCGCTAATGGTGACTGGTACAAGTTGACGATTAAAAAAGACAAGATACCTGCCGATCCTGTTGCGGCCTTGGATGCGTCTTTACTCCAGAATTATGTCCTTTCACCCGTGTTTGGGATTGAAAACCCTCGTACGGATCAACGGATTGAATTTGTTGGGGGCATTCACCCGATAGAAGAATTAATGGCACGTGCGGGTTTTGGGAAAATTGCGTTCTCCATGTATCAAACGACCATGGAGCAACTTTTGAACGTTGCGGACCATGGTGAAGTCATGCCGCCTAAATCAACTTGGTTTGAACCGAAACTTCTGAGCGGTTTGTTCGTACATCCATTTGAATCCGAAAAATACCTGAAGTCGGGTGTAGAATAA
- the secG gene encoding preprotein translocase subunit SecG, with the protein MYDVLLIALIIVSVLLIIAVLMLPSKTNAASALSGGAEALFGKQKARGFEAGLRRTTAGLGTIFIVLSVVLAYLSSN; encoded by the coding sequence TTGTACGACGTCTTATTAATCGCACTCATCATCGTATCAGTCTTGTTGATTATTGCTGTTTTGATGTTACCATCTAAAACAAACGCAGCAAGTGCCTTGAGCGGTGGAGCAGAAGCATTATTCGGTAAACAAAAAGCAAGAGGGTTTGAAGCAGGGTTAAGAAGAACAACTGCTGGATTAGGAACAATTTTTATTGTTCTTTCAGTAGTACTCGCATACCTATCTTCCAACTAA